A window of the Callospermophilus lateralis isolate mCalLat2 chromosome 7, mCalLat2.hap1, whole genome shotgun sequence genome harbors these coding sequences:
- the LOC143404187 gene encoding T-cell surface glycoprotein CD1e, membrane-associated-like — protein MDESRRRCREGSIYLTSEESFLAKTSKLQMLLLLLLLFEGLLCHGQSTTAPQALRTHHAPAEEPLSFHLVHISSFANHSWASTQASGWLGDLEILGWDKVLGSLEDLKPWSLGNFSKEEVKSLQSLFQMYFHGFIRVVQAFSSQFQFEYPLELQTSSGCRLHAGQASEGFFNGAYQGSDFLSFQGGSWQLSPRGESRVQNVCRVLNLYEDIKEIVQSLLHDTCPRFLAGVLAAGKSELERQVKPEVWLSSGPSPGPGRLLLVCHVSGFYPKLVWVIWMRGDQEQWGTQRGDLLPNADGTWYLRVTMNVATREAAGLACRLKHSSLGSHDIVIHWGGYAILLLLMCLTAIVTFVLLFGLHLWCKKQSSNWKILSPCRSNSAFPLGAQTQDPRNPAHELPMTSESWIKKRILKWKTSLNQLW, from the exons ATGGATGAGAGTAGGAGAAGGTGTCGGGAGGGCAGCATATATCTGACTTCTGAAGAGAGCTTCCTGGCCAAGACATCAAAACTCCAAATGCTGCTCCTGCTCCTTCTCCTCTTCGAGGGACTTCTCTGCCATGGGCAAAGCACAACTG CTCCCCAGGCTCTAAGAACTCATCATGCCCCAGCAGAAGAGCCCCTCTCCTTCCACCTAGTCCACATTTCCTCCTTTGCCAACCACAGCTGGGCCAGCACCCAGGCCTCTGGCTGGCTGGGTGACCTGGAGATTCTTGGCTGGGACAAGGTCTTAGGCTCCCTTGAGGACCTGAAGCCCTGGTCCCTTGGAAACTTCAGCAAGGAGGAGGTGAAGAGCCTTCAGTCGCTGTTCCAGATGTACTTCCACGGTTTCATCAGGGTCGTGCAGGCCTTTTCTAGCCAGTTCCAGTTTGAAT ACCCCCTTGAGCTCCAGACATCATCAGGTTGTAGACTGCATGCTGGGCAGGCCTCAGAGGGCTTCTTTAATGGGGCATACCAAGGATCAGACTTCCTGAGCTTCCAAGGGGGTTCCTGGCAGCTATCTCCAAGAGGAGAGAGTCGGGTCCAGAACGTCTGTCGGGTGCTCAATCTCTACGAAGATATCAAGGAAATAGTGCAGAGCCTCCTCCATGACACTTGCCCTCGATTTCTGGCAGGCGTCCTTGCCGCAGGGAAGTCAGAGCTAGAGCGGCAAG TGAAGCCTGAGGTCTGGCTGTCCAGTGGCCCCAGTCCTGGGCCTGGACGTCTGCTGCTGGTGTGCCACGTCTCTGGTTTCTACCCAAAGCTCGTGTGGGTGATATGGATGCGGGGTGACCAGGAGCAATGGGGCACTCAGCGGGGTGACCTCCTGCCTAATGCTGATGGAACGTGGTATCTTCGGGTGACTATGAATGTGGCCACTCGGGAGGCAGCTGGCCTGGCCTGCAGGCTGAAGCACAGCAGTCTGGGAAGCCATGATATAGTCATTCACTGGG GTGGATACGCCATCCTTCTGCTTCTGATGTGTTTGACTGCCATAGTCACCTTCGTCCTGCTGTTTGGACTGCACTTGTGGTGTAAAAAGCAgag CTCCAATTGGAAAATCCTGTCTCCCTGTAGATCCAACTCCGCCTTTCCCCTGGGAGCCCAAACCCAGGACCCCAGGAATCCAGCACATGAGCTTCCCATGACATCAGAGTCCTGGATCAAAAAGAGAATTTTGAAGTGGAAAACAAGTCTAAACCAACTCTGGTGA